CATTCATACCGACTTTATCTTTGCCGGCATGGCTGAAGCAGTTGGCTTTTTTGGCTCTTTTGCCTTTCTCGTACTTTTCGCCGCTTTAATCATTCGAGCGCTAATGATTTCTCATCGAGCGCCGGATGCATTTGGTTCATTCTTGGCCTTTGGCATCGCTAGCCTGTGGTTCGTTCAACTGGCGATTAATGTGGGGATGAATTTAGGGCTTGCGCCCGTAACAGGCATCCCACTTCCTTTCATCTCTTACGGAGGCACCGCGATTGTGTGTAATTTTATCGCACTGGGGATTCTTGAAAGCATTGCAATTCGGTCACAGCAAGGTTATTTTCGCACATATTGACCGGATTGGGAGAAAAGTATATTCTAATGGAACGCTCCGCGAGAAATTTTTTATATTGATGAATTAGTAATCCTCTGGAGAGATATGAAAAAAGCTCAAGCTAAAAAAGTAGCGATTATCGAAACCGGCGGCAAGCAATATCTTGTCCAGCCAGGCGATACCCTTAAGGTGGAACTGATTAGAACGGAGAAAAATCAACTTACTCTCCGCGATCTCTTGGCCAACAAAAATGTGACCGCAACCATTTTAACAGAAGGTCGTCATCCAAAAGTCTCCGGTCGCATCTTTCGCAATAAAGTCCGTTCCTCGCGTTTCCCTCGTGGCCATAAACAGCGCTATACTGCTCTTAAAATCGAATCAATGATTTAAGAATACGTATCATGATCCGCCCCATTGCATATCTTCGAGAAAGTTACGACGAATTACGGAAGGTGAAATGGCCAAGTCGCGAAACTACGATTCAATACACTTTAACCGTGATTGGCGCTGTTATTCTCCTGACAACTTTCTATGGCTTAATCGATTTTGGCCTTTCAGAAATTATCAGCCGGATGCTTAACCGTAGCTAAAGAGTCAGCATGACAGACATTTTTGATCAACCAGAAGAATTAGATTCCGAAACCTTAATCGGTGAAACTATTAAACATGCAAGTCGACGGCCGCGACCTTCGCTTCTTGGGCAGAAACAAGCCGGTGAGCGCGGTTGGTATGTGATTCACACCTACACTGGCTACGAGGATCAGGTAGCCGAAACTCTCCGCCAGCGTATTGAATCACTTGGCATGGACGACAAGATTTTTGATGTGATCGTGCCAGTCGAGAAACAGATTGAGATTCGCAATGGCAAACGCCGGACCGTTGAGCGCAAAATTTTTCCGGGTTACGTTTTGGTTGAAATGCTAGTGACAGACGACTCATGGTATGTTGTCAGAAATACTCCGAACGTTACTGGCTTTATTGGCTTGGGTGTCCGTCCAACGCCGATTCCGCTTGCCGAAGTTGATCGAATAAAAAAGAGAATGGGCGTTGAAGAACCCAAATATCAGATCGATTTCACAATCAACGATCTTGTAACAATTACCGATGGTCCACTTAAAGGTTTTCAGGCGACTGTGAGTGAGATTGATGAAGAAAAAGGGAAAGTTAAGGTTCTCGTCAACATGTTTGGGCGTGAAACGCCCGCTCTACTCGATTTCTTACAAGTTAAGAAAGTTTAGTAAATCTCAAAGGATGACTATGGCAAAAGCAATTAAGACCATGATTAAACTCCAAATTCCCGCTGGCAAGGCTAATCCGGCGCCGCCTGTTGGAACGGCTCTCGGGCCGCACGGCGTAAATATTATGGATTTTTGCAATCAATTTAATGAGCGCACCAAGCAACTTGGCAACACAATCATTCCGGTTGAACTTACGCTCTATGTGGATAGAAGTTTCGATTTCATCCTTAAACAACCACCAGCCGCCGTCCTATTGCGTCAAGCCGCTGGTGTTGAAAAAGGAGCAAGTGAGGTTGGTAAGCAAAAAGTCGGTAAAATTTCCCAAGCTAGACTTCGTGAATTAGCCGAGCAAAAAATGTCCGATTTAAATGCAAACGATATCGAATCAGCTATGAAAATTCTGACTGGCACCGCTCGCTCCATGGGAATTGAGATCCAGAACTAAAAGAGGCTGTCAGGAGTGGAAAGAATTACGCCAGCCGAAAGAGCCATCTGGGCAGCGTTTGCGAGCGATCTCTACTTCGGTCCAACTCATCTGAACGAACTTCTGGCATTGAATGAAACGTTGCAGAGCATTTGGGAAAAACCCGAGCATGAGCTCAAAAAAATTCCTATCCGATCGGCCACTCTTCAAGCGATCGTCAAATTACGGACGAACGTTGATCCTATAAAAGTTCTGACTAACCTCCAGAAACAAGGAATTAAATTTATTACTCGATTCGATGCCGATTACCCGGCGCTTCTTGGTGAGATTACTGTTCCGCCAGTAGTATTATATATACGCGGAAAATTAGAAAACAAAAATCATACGAACGTAGCAATCGTAGGCAGTCGACGCATGACAACCTATGGCAAGCGGACGGCTGAATATATCAGTCGGTCGCTCGCACAGAGCGGCATTACGATTGTATCTGGGCTCGCGCTTGGTATCGATTCGGTTTCTCACAAGGCCGCACTGGAGGCAGAGGGAATTACCTGGGCAGT
The DNA window shown above is from Candidatus Berkelbacteria bacterium and carries:
- a CDS encoding bL21 family ribosomal protein produces the protein MKKAQAKKVAIIETGGKQYLVQPGDTLKVELIRTEKNQLTLRDLLANKNVTATILTEGRHPKVSGRIFRNKVRSSRFPRGHKQRYTALKIESMI
- the secE gene encoding preprotein translocase subunit SecE; this encodes MIRPIAYLRESYDELRKVKWPSRETTIQYTLTVIGAVILLTTFYGLIDFGLSEIISRMLNRS
- the nusG gene encoding transcription termination/antitermination protein NusG is translated as MTDIFDQPEELDSETLIGETIKHASRRPRPSLLGQKQAGERGWYVIHTYTGYEDQVAETLRQRIESLGMDDKIFDVIVPVEKQIEIRNGKRRTVERKIFPGYVLVEMLVTDDSWYVVRNTPNVTGFIGLGVRPTPIPLAEVDRIKKRMGVEEPKYQIDFTINDLVTITDGPLKGFQATVSEIDEEKGKVKVLVNMFGRETPALLDFLQVKKV
- the rplK gene encoding 50S ribosomal protein L11, whose product is MAKAIKTMIKLQIPAGKANPAPPVGTALGPHGVNIMDFCNQFNERTKQLGNTIIPVELTLYVDRSFDFILKQPPAAVLLRQAAGVEKGASEVGKQKVGKISQARLRELAEQKMSDLNANDIESAMKILTGTARSMGIEIQN